One genomic region from Gopherus flavomarginatus isolate rGopFla2 chromosome 20, rGopFla2.mat.asm, whole genome shotgun sequence encodes:
- the SCN1B gene encoding sodium channel subunit beta-1, whose amino-acid sequence MALLGPSLLFCLILVPSCWAGCVEVDSHTEAVFGMTFKILCISCKKRSETSAEAYTEWYFREKGTETFTRILRYDPDALLEVVDERFQDLVVWNGSKNTRDLQDLSIFLTNVTYEQAGEYLCRVDRSLTFNGYVYNIVINKTIHVEVVDKENRDMASIVSEIMMYVLIVVLTIWLVAEMIYCYKKIAAATEAAAQENASEYLAITSESKENCAGVQVAE is encoded by the exons ATGGCTCTGCTGGGCCCATCACTCCTGTTCTGCCTCATCCTTG TGCCGTCGTGCTGGGCAGGCTGCGTGGAGGTGGACTCCCACACCGAGGCCGTTTTTGGGATGACATTCAAGATCCTCTGCATTTCCTGCAAGAAGCGGAGCGAGACCTCGGCAGAGGCCTACACGGAGTGGTACTTCAGGGAGAAGGGCACTGAGACCTTCACCAGG atccTGCGTTATGACCCTGACGCACTGCTGGAGGTGGTGGACGAGCGGTTCCAGGATCTCGTGGTGTGGAACGGCAGCAAGAACACGCGGGACCTGCAGGATCTGTCCATCTTCCTGACCAATGTGACCTACGAGCAGGCGGGCGAGTACCTGTGCCGTGTTGACCGCAGCCTCACCTTCAATGGCTACGTCTACAACATCGTCATCAACAAGACCATCCATGTTGAGGTGGTGGACAAGG agaaCCGGGACATGGCGTCCATCGTGTCAGAGATCATGATGTATGTGCTCATCGTGGTGCTCACCATCTGGCTAGtggctgagatgatttattgCTATAAGAAGATTGCGGCAGCCACGGAGGCAGCTGCACAGGAGAATGC CTCCGAGTACCTGGCCATCACATCAGAGAGCAAGGAGAACTGTGCCGGGGTGCAGGTGGCGGAATAG